TAAGGAATCCAAAAATGCTAATTGCACATTAATTCGATTTTTTGGACAGAAAAGTGCATTTACACGTGCAGGTCTATGCAGAGATATTTGCGAATTAATTCAGTAAGATTTGCATCAGGCGTCTGTCGCGGCCCTTAGAATTCATGTGTAGCCAAAGGTATTTCTTTTCAGGTTAGGGGggaaaaatcatttaatttaattgataTAACAACGGTAAGAAgaagcattattttttttccccaaagctGCTTCACAGTAACAGAGTCGGAGTGAAGGGTATAGACCTTatcctcctcttttctcttctgtttcttctcctgTCGGATTATTTCCCCCATTTTCACACGTGGGAACGGTTTCACCCCTACTTAGTATTCTCACATTGTAGCAATTGCAACAATGAACCGACACGCCATTCAAGTGGAGGGGAAGCCAGGGACCAAGTTGTATAAAGTTGCAGAGAGGAGCTCCCCTGTAGGCTATCATGCCTCTGATGGAGGATGGCGAATTCTCTCGCTCTGCTTCCTCGAGTAATCTGGGGGTTAATTGactggcttaaaaaaaaaaaatcaagcccAGAAATAGAACAAGTATAATCAACgataacatacatatatatgttttAATTGGTGTTagggttttcttttttatctttttttttctctccaggcTTGAGATTAAATACAGTGACGCGTTTATGTATAATCTTGCAAAAATATAATATCAGCTTTAAATAGCATAAAAACCCCTCAGTGCCAccaggaaataataataataataatagtaataataataataatggatggCTGTGACAAAgctggaataaaaataaaataaatactttctTTACCCAAAGAATCCATCATTATCATTTCCCCCAATGtttcatctgtatttttaaatcagGATCATaagaatttgaaataaaattacaggcCCACCAGCATtctaaccacacacacacacacacgcatacacacgcacacaggcacgcgcaaaaaaacaaacatgaaaaacctATTTGACACATAACCGTCCCAGTATTTACGCAGCCTCACGCATGATTTACGCGGCACAAGGCAGCGTGTGCAGGCTGCAATATTGTCCctgtgcaacatttttcttcAATCAATTCAGAGAAAACAACGCAATTTCTAATAAAACTCTAATGCTCTCTTAGGGGACATTGCATCGAACAGTTGAATCCCCCCGGGGATCAGCAAagaagaggggaggaaaaaagaaaaaaacacaacataattATGCTATTTAGCCGGCTGATGTGTCGCAGTCACTGCTCCAGCACACTCTGTCAGATTAAAATAGAGGGCCCGAATAGAGGACATTAAGGCTAAGGGAATTATAGAAACCTCAGGGGAGATTTCAAACTGGAGAAGGGGAAAGTAAACTATAGAGATTAATGGCAGCCATAAACAAGAGCATGCTGTCCCACCTCAGTGGAGGTCAACAATAAcgacattaataataataatcattagAATAATTCAGGGTCCTTTAAAATGTGGAGCAGCCActgagaaaaagaggaaaaaaaggtttGGAGAAAAAAAGGCCTTTAGGTGGCCTGCAGATGTTAGAATATCACGAcccaataacaacaataataataacaataataataataataaaattaataataatgataaaaaataatgtgtgcTTTGCATGCATAGCAccagaataaaaagaaaaacattaatagTTTCTGTTGAAGTCTACAGATTTTGTTCTCCCTTTTTGTTCTGCAAGCCAGTCAggtatgtaatttttttcttcttttatccaCTTGTCAAAAAATTTCTAGAATCCTCATAATAACTGTGATCATTGTGTGTGCCCCATTGGctccactttttttcttttctttttttcaccaggCCATTTGATCGGGGATGGGTTTCCGTGACGGATTAACAGAGTCCCCCCCTGAAATTAGGAGCAAGTGTGACACCTACCTGCGGAAGTTGGAAGAGTTAGAGGACAGTGCCTGCACAGTCTCTCACTCTACCTCCCCTGtatctgcatgtgtgcatgGCAGCATCCTCTCTTTGCCCCAAACAGCCAGTGTTTCACATCTAACGCGCCATTAAAGAGACTCTCCATTAATGATATATAATAGGGCAGTATGTTCTAAATGCATGGTCGCGTCCCTTTTTAACAGCTTTGCCACGCCTTGGAAAATAGTAATGAGGTCTAAATTTGGCATAAAATCGAGCTCATTACCCGAGTTCACCACCTGATTGCTCTGCATAAAACATGATAGGTAATTGGGTTAAATGACTGTGCCTTGGTGGTGTTATTATATCAATATCCACTTTTGGAAACGTGCTCAAGTAGGTAGGAAAAAAATAGAGGAGGCCCTGGGTGcattcaaaagaaaaataaataaacttctGTTAAAGCCACACACCAAAAGTATCacttccagtattttttttcattcataaaaCCCCCTATAAATATTTGCagcaacaaaaaccaaactgaacCCATTTATTGTTGAGATATTCCAGCATCCTTTCTGAAAGCAGGCCTTCACTTTCAAGTTCCTCAGAGCTCTCACTGCCAGAATATTTAGAAATAATTACCATTGAGGCATCTGTCacggtgcacacacacacaaaaaattgaATTAATATTTCTTAGATTAACTGGCCTTGAAGCACTTTCGACACATATCAGGCAATGCCAACTGCTCCCCCAAAATAATCGCTGCAcaagtatgattttttttctccataatTTACTTCAAAGATAGTGTGTTGTccattttaaatacaaaaatgctACATTAAATATACATGTTAGTCTTTAATACAAATAGACTCAGGCGGCTGCAGCGATTAAGACCATTCttgttacatttcttttttaggaGTAACCATTCAGAAACTAAAAATTTGAGGATAAGCATTTGCTCAGAAAATAACTGTTCTCAGAATTTGCTTCATCATTGTTCtcgtttttctctctctctctcttttaatgcaaccacaaaaaataaataaaagtccgCGGTGAGTGGAAAATATTCAGGTATTAAATGTTTGACATACCTTTCTTTAGTTCATAAGGGGAGTCTTTACAAAGATCTACCTGCGTTTGGCCTCTGACTTTCTGGCTCTCCCTTACCAAAGCCTCTGCTCTATTTAACACAGTCTGGTTTAATCCATTGAAATGTGCCGTGGAGCCCGTGGTTACCGAGCCGTGGTTACTGTGAAGGTGTCCAAAACTGCCACCATAGTTCGTGTAGCCGGGGTAGAAAGGGGAGGTGTAGTACAGAGGCCTGGAAAGGACCGTGCTGTTGGGGAGCGGACACTGAGGAGAGGACCGTGATGGAGACGCGTTGGTGCCCATGACTGCGCTCTGACCCAAACCGGGACAAGACTGTGGCGCGTCGCTGCTGCCCTTACACCTGTCTGAGGACGTGGCGATCTCCGCAAGGGACCAGAGTTTGGGTTTAGGGGCCGAAGGGGGCGAGTGGATAACTGAGGTCACGTTGCTGGTCACCGTACCCGGTGCATGGCTCAAATCTGACGGCTTGTCTTGTTGCGCAACGCTCTGGTTCCCTCGGGGCACCGCCGAGGGAGACGAAGTGGTTGGTTTCGCGGAATCCGGCAGCAACTCTGTAGTCCGCTCCTCCTGCTCTTTTAACTCCGAGTCGCTCAGAAGGGGATCCGTGTCTTTGCCATGGTTCTCTTCTTTAAATCTGTCACAGCCTATGTCCCCTGGGTTCAGCAGTTTGTGATCTGgagcacaaataaaacaacagaattacCGCTAAATAAGcgtaacaataaaaaaaaaatcttgataaAACTGAAACATGGCTTTCAGGTGATTGAAAGCAAAGtgaacacacatgcacgcagAAATTggatatataaaaataatttggCTACTTATGCACGTTTCCCCTCACAAACAATTATGTGTGCAATAAAATCTCCCCATAAACATGTGTGCCAGCCTAAAAAGGTGAATGAGCTGCTCTTTGCAAATATGAGAGgatgtaaaacacacactttgcCCATGATTTACATTTataaatgcaattttaaaaataaaat
This genomic interval from Acanthochromis polyacanthus isolate Apoly-LR-REF ecotype Palm Island chromosome 2, KAUST_Apoly_ChrSc, whole genome shotgun sequence contains the following:
- the irx5a gene encoding iroquois-class homeodomain protein IRX-5a isoform X2; translation: MAYPQGYLYQPSASLALYSCPAYSTSVISGPRTEELGRSSSGSAFAPYAGSTAFTSASPGYNSHLPYSADAAAAATFTSYVSSPYDHTTGMAGSIGYHPYAAPLGTYPYGDPAYRKNATRDATATLKAWLNEHRKNPYPTKGEKIMLAIITKMTLTQVSTWFANARRRLKKENKMTWTPRNRSEDEEEDENIDLEKNDDDEPNKPTDKGDSTDTEADHKLLNPGDIGCDRFKEENHGKDTDPLLSDSELKEQEERTTELLPDSAKPTTSSPSAVPRGNQSVAQQDKPSDLSHAPGTVTSNVTSVIHSPPSAPKPKLWSLAEIATSSDRCKGSSDAPQSCPGLGQSAVMGTNASPSRSSPQCPLPNSTVLSRPLYYTSPFYPGYTNYGGSFGHLHSNHGSVTTGSTAHFNGLNQTVLNRAEALVRESQKVRGQTQVDLCKDSPYELKKGMSNI
- the irx5a gene encoding iroquois-class homeodomain protein IRX-5a isoform X1 — its product is MAYPQGYLYQPSASLALYSCPAYSTSVISGPRTEELGRSSSGSAFAPYAGSTAFTSASPGYNSHLPYSADAAAAATFTSYVVSKLKSSPYDHTTGMAGSIGYHPYAAPLGTYPYGDPAYRKNATRDATATLKAWLNEHRKNPYPTKGEKIMLAIITKMTLTQVSTWFANARRRLKKENKMTWTPRNRSEDEEEDENIDLEKNDDDEPNKPTDKGDSTDTEADHKLLNPGDIGCDRFKEENHGKDTDPLLSDSELKEQEERTTELLPDSAKPTTSSPSAVPRGNQSVAQQDKPSDLSHAPGTVTSNVTSVIHSPPSAPKPKLWSLAEIATSSDRCKGSSDAPQSCPGLGQSAVMGTNASPSRSSPQCPLPNSTVLSRPLYYTSPFYPGYTNYGGSFGHLHSNHGSVTTGSTAHFNGLNQTVLNRAEALVRESQKVRGQTQVDLCKDSPYELKKGMSNI